Proteins encoded in a region of the Podospora pseudopauciseta strain CBS 411.78 chromosome 6, whole genome shotgun sequence genome:
- a CDS encoding hypothetical protein (CAZy:AA9; EggNog:ENOG503P1XX; COG:G), with translation MKSILALTTTLLATTGVQAHYIFQQFTSGGTKHAAWKYVRKNSNPAWLQNGPVTDLSSTDLRCNVGGQLSNGTETVTMKAGDEFTFTLDTAVYHAGPVSLYMSKAPGLVKDYDGSGQWFKIYDWGPSGNSWPMRISYTSNIPRCIPDGEYLLRIQQLGLHNPGAPPQFYISCAQVKVTNGGSTNPSPTALIPGAFKSTDPGYNVNIYSGNMANYQVPGPAVFKC, from the exons ATGAAGTCCATCCTTGCGCTTACTACAACCTTGCTGGCCACCACCGGCGTGCAGGCTCACTACATCTTCCAACAATTTACCTCCGGCGGCACCAAGCACGCCGCCTGGAAGTACGTCCGCAAAAACTCCAACCCAGCCTGGCTCCAAAACGGCCCTGTCACAGACCTCTCCTCGACCGATCTCCGGTGCAATGTCGGAGGGCAGTTGAGCAACGGGACCGAGACTGTGACCATGAAGGCGGGGGATGAGTTCACTTTCACGCTCGACACGGCGGTCTACCACGCCGGACCGGTGTCGTTGTACATGAGCAAGGCGCCGGGCTTGGTCAAGGATTATGACGGGAGTGGGCAGTGGTTCAAGATTTATGATTGGGGACCGAGTGGGAATTCTTGGCCGATGAGGA TTTCGTACACTTCGAATATCCCAAGATGCATCCCCGACGGGGAGtacctcctccgcatccAGCAGCTCGGTCTTCACAACCCGGGAGCGCCGCCGCAGTTTTACATTAGCTGTGCGCAGGTCAAGGTCACGAATGGGGGGAGTACGAACCCGAGTCCTACGGCGTTGATTCCAGGGGCGTTCAAGAGTACTGATCCGGGGTATAATGTTAAC ATCTACAGCGGTAACATGGCCAACTATCAGGTTCCTGGACCTGCAGTG TTCAAGTGCTAG
- a CDS encoding hypothetical protein (EggNog:ENOG503Q4SM), producing MLGLRKTFAGKRLRKRSSASSFVSDTIDEEPAETSNRSAMDTIRAGLQEPVSGLTVKSKPLDAPMTVKVTPISDGEHSDSERTASLADETFSATSTVAQSQLSTVTIQLTRVLETSKEIRRRIYKFGDYTETYFKHVDIESYLAYISDERLIHMPRRGSDWDRVLKSAQFFGLQLWGLGANVGDFCFGAHQASITALGSTQILLEIGHQQAQALVPTFEALYELAILITNVSQIQDIFYASQEVKESLAHLYCDLVDLVGRISILYREKISSLGQNTHKSVVINFETEFGQHVAGIWRRRDSIIAKMWSLKLGNRTHSLGVDAVRRRLQNDRSATGAFYDQVSENIKRAEDTCEWVKTPLVNFLRGKEKALTITGEAGSGKTVLAGWMKERLQRPLDHTQYTTLTYSFPYDYPSRCTVLAFLKSILFQLLEKNVGNVGLYERLTSAFESYDQHRSSSKLETSLWAALESGLRSLDDRRTNVVVVVDGFQDVTGSISPLEFHGKLRTCVAKYRNVRIITLSRAISHLSEGCAHFTITSQHLHGDIKRYLRQSFSKFPGFTQLSPEVQEKTVHDLTQKAKASFLWAYIAVRLLAKDAPTQSPDAFVKAAQGINGTLDELVKKIVSKISLKHETTQTLLAFVLAANRPLGVNELGELLRIETKTCQLGGPIDVVARIRSTCGDIVVIQNGSVHFKSKSIRSYMQTLLDGKVLPSVRDAHRNLTLALLLYSKLSLTDGSEPSFEGLDDGFVDGYFKSHSLLYYAVRHWQAHFRASSLYADGELVLGKDFVEYFPTSCHFGLLERSAYLYGEPVSVHVKHHEFSLRVQEACFGERHISVLQTFIILGNIHVEASDALAGAKFFYRAASLGKVILSTSSSVVVTCTHYFLKYTETITITERTEIVTWREEMIILMIQICKGKHGATSDTVIRWLEVLAKLYIDIKDTTRTRVIQKEIWDIYIGRFGKNHPKTRELAEYIGGLEIEFKGQVKEKEISSYVGWYLETADGFRVDDHRCISILIQLAFFYESQEEWFWAERTYISLWRRITELCRVHTTIELHISKLEIAIKYVKFLRRIGRYEEASNILICLWVEYEHRKFEELAIIVLLKEIGVLFKACGLLQIAISVFGKVWGWFKGKGKCDHKDAHETTILITEVVEEITETTTTTKTTTTTTTEVTETIIREVFVAHYERCKGGEVDEAFFKSCLALINLYIKIGHWSKAEVIITQSLEITWKAILTAEVTIKLSERFVTECILVARRLAVCYHRQYLFEKAEAIYLRIFRACLISLQMEDVRTEESLAVLICFYEEHHRHEKIIELFIEILAKYRKHLGHTHRLTIKIMYSLAAHYMLLGRKEGYDIYIEIVAILNKGRKHCHHDAIKAAVILIHFYKERQRWAELQQICCVLWETIVHCHKEIRFEQETLILVYETYKHVLEFHAKVEWSILYEISVKFREVVTVCFGTEAYIIITAMIALAKVCEKNHKHHHEAVTIYEEVITRIKTTKTTTVTETETTVTTVKKRLSKVYVTIITSGGATTTTTLDRAIELCYEAYLHLKLTLGCWHQETLLKLKDVIVLYLRLGGEKSHVRIVELLRIAFVEIISEKECKSADLYYAAVTLSSIFVTAKIIQHGFKLVRQLRHLAIFGGYEFEGSVEIVVKYNKTISKTALVFLLAFQHSLTDNNALTFTDLMAMALCEITLYEAYKRETESKTSRTTFVLEYGAKLRAFWIEQKQEHMCAVLDQRLFHIFKTKFGGFITTHDDFTRIYYLAVLTYLQQDLRKIDFDAVACKAGNEKVASLLKVGEWKKALEVARCTFYFAHRQGYYSDLTRVHYAYKLAEYMAGIDVPRPNDAKLWEEYLRLSREMTKEAFAILKDKNIELIRLKYEDISGIVRLLGSQQNFVELESLLLKLWKSREVQKNWNAERVLAVGKMLVHAHVAAKHVPAAIDLCETMCYNLRRSRGVLDPVTVEMQRMLAELYTTNQRVDRCMTIHEQILREIEAALRDYDQDESRPVRLYSQPTCGQPYLEGKKAQVGGVTCGQPYVEKKQQPQLCGQPSLQPETLAKTATWQLELLRRAYYRQGGFVKDEHEQEFAALCELLQQRLLKAAGDSKKDVCVLKAPKPETWARERKEGKQDDLIGVYVGPREKDWRLDGDSFAKYFGGGEQEGGSVEMKGGKRWSGVDHVNVARRSWWLF from the exons ATGTTGGGGTTGAGAAAAACATTTGCAG GCAAAAGACTTCGGAAGCGCAGCTCAGCATCATCTTTTGTTTCCGACACCATTGACGAAGAACCAGCAGAGACTTCAAACCGCTCAGCCATGGACACCATTCGCGCCGGACTCCAAGAGCCCGTCAGTGGACTCACAGTCAAGAGCAAGCCTCTCGATGCTCCTATGACTGTGAAAGTCACACCGATCTCGGACGGCGAGCACAGCGATTCGGAGAGAACTGCCTCCCTCGCCGACGAGACATTTTCCGCGACCTCAACCGTCGCCCAGAGTCAACTGTCTACCGTCACCATACAGTTGACTCGCGTTCTCGAGACCAGCAAAGAGATCCGGAGACGCATTTACAAGTTTGGTGACTACACTGAGACTTACTTCAAGCATGTCGATATCGAGTCCTATCTTGCGTACATCTCCGATGAGCGTCTTATCCACATGCCCCGTCGGGGTAGTGATTGGGACCGCGTTCTCAAATCCGCTCAGTTCTTTGGGCTTCAACTCTGGGGCCTCGGAGCCAATGTCGGAGACTTCTGCTTTGGAGCTCATCAGGCTTCCATCACCGCTTTGGGAAGCACTCAGATTCTTCTCGAG ATCGGACATCAGCAGGCTCAGGCCCTTGTGCCAACCTTTGAGGCACTTTACGAGCTTGCCATCCTGATCACCAATGTCAGCCAGATTCAAGATATCTTCTATGCCTCTCAGGAGGTTAAGGAGAGCCTTGCTCATTTGTACTGTGACCTCGTTGACCTGGTTGGACGGATTTCGATCCTTTACAGAGAAAAGATCAGCAGCCTTGGACAGAACACTCACAAGTCTGTCGTTATCAACTTTGAGACGGAATTTGGCCAGCACGTGGCTGGcatctggaggaggagggattcCATCATTGCCAAGATGTGGTCGCTGAAGTTGGGCAACAGGACTCACAGTCTTGGTGTCGATGCTGTTCGCAGGCGGCTTCAGAACGATCGGTCTGCCACAGGGGCCTTTTACGACCAAGTGTCTGAGAATATCAAGCGGGCCGAAGACACATGTGAATGGGTCAAAACACCTCTTGTCAACTTTCTCAGGGGCAAGGAGAAGGCTTTGACTATTACTGGTGAGGCTGGATCGGGCAAGACAGTTCTTGCCGGTTGGATGAAGGAGCGTCTTCAAAGACCCTTGGATCACACACAGTACACTACGCTTACCTACAGCTTCC CCTATGACTACCCTTCCAGGTGCACAGTTCTTGCTTTCCTCAAGAGCATCCtcttccagcttcttgaGAAGAACGTGGGCAATGTCGGGCTGTACGAGCGGCTGACGAGCGCTTTTGAGTCGTATGACCAGCACCGCAGCTCTTCCAAGCTCGAGACTTCTCTCTGGGCCGCCCTGGAATCGGGTCTGCGGTCACTCGACGATCGTCGCACCAACGTGGTCGTCGTTGTCGACGGTTTCCAGGATGTCACTGGCAGTATCAGCCCGCTTGAGTTCCATGGCAAACTCAGGACTTGCGTTGCCAAGTACAGGAACGTCCGCATCATTACTTTGTCGCGTGCCATCTCACATCTGAGCGAAGGATGCGCTCatttcaccatcacctctcAGCACCTCCATGGTGACATCAAGCGCTACCTCCGCCAGTCTTTCTCCAAGTTTCCCGGCTTCACTCAGCTGAGTCCCGAGGTTCAGGAGAAAACAGTCCACGACTTGACACAGAAGGCCAAGGCTTCGTTCTTGTGGGCTTACATTGCCGTGCGGCTGCTTGCCAAGGATGCGCCAACACAGTCTCCTGACGCCTTTGTCAAGGCCGCCCAAGGCATCAACGGCACGTTGGACGAGCTCGTCAAGAAGATTGTGTCGAAGATCTCCCTCAAGCATGAGACCACACAGACATTGTTGGCATTTGTTCTTGCTGCCAATAGACCCCTCGGCGTGAATGAGTTGGGCGAGCTCTTGCGCATTGAGACCAAGACCTGTCAGCTTGGAGGCCCCATCGATGTCGTGGCACGCATCAGGTCAACCTGCGGAGACATTGTCGTTATCCAAAACGGCAGTGTTCACTTCAAGAGCAAGTCCATCCGCTCCTACATGCAGACCCTGTTGGATGGCAAGGTACTGCCCTCAGTTCGAGATGCTCATCGGAACCTGACCTTGGCATTACTCTTGTACTCGAAGCTCAGCCTTACCGATGGCTCAGAGCCCTCTTTTGAAGGCCTTGATGACGGATTTGTGGACGGGTACTTTAAGTCACACTCCCTGCTTTACTATGCCGTCAGGCACTGGCAAGCCCACTTCCGGGCATCCAGCCTCTATGCTGATGGGGAGCTGGTTTTGGGCAAGGATTTTGTCGAGTACTTCCCAACTTCTTGCCACTTTGGTCTGCTGGAGAGGTCGGCTTACCTCTATGGCGAGCCCGTCTCAGTCCACGTCAAGCACCATGAGTTTTCTTTGAGGGTTCAAGAGGCCTGCTTCGGCGAGCGTCACATCAGTGTCCTGCAGaccttcatcatcctcggcaaTATCCATGTTGAGGCTTCTGATGCATTGGCCGGTGCCAAATTCTTTTACAGAGCTGCCTCGCTTGGGAAGGTTATCCTTTCCACCTCCAGCTCTGTTGTTGTAACATGCACACACTACTTTCTCAAATATACCgagaccatcaccatcacgGAGCGCACAGAGATTGTCACATGGCGTGAGGAGATGATCATTCTCATGATCCAGATCTGCAAAGGCAAGCACGGAGCCACCAGCGACACTGTTATCCGGTGGCTCGAGGTGTTGGCCAAGCTGTACATTGACATCAAGGATACCACGCGGACGAGAGTCATTCAGAAGGAGATCTGGGACATTTACATTGGCCGTTTTGGAAAGAACCACCCTAAGACGAGAGAGCTGGCCGAATACATTGGCGGCTTGGAGATTGAGTTCAAGGGTcaggtcaaggagaaggaaatcAGCTCATACGTTGGCTGGTATCTCGAAACCGCCGACGGCTTCCGAGTCGACGACCACCGGTGTATCTCGATCCTCATTCAGTTGGCCTTCTTCTACGAGTCTCAGGAGGAGTGGTTCTGGGCCGAGAGAACCTACATCAGTCTCTGGAGGCGCATCACTGAGCTCTGCCGCGTCCACACCACCATTGAGCTGCACATCAGCAAGCTCGAGATTGCTATCAAGTATGTCAAGTTCCTCAGGAGAATTGGTCGGTATGAGGAGGCCTCAAACATTCTCATCTGCTTGTGGGTGGAGTATGAGCACCGCAAGTTTGAGGAGTTGGCCATCATTGTCCTTCTCAAGGAGATTGGGGTGCTTTTCAAGGCGTGTGGTCTTCTTCAGATTGCCATCTCGGTGTTTGGAAAGGTCTGGGGGTGgttcaagggcaagggcaagtgTGACCACAAGGATGCACACGAGACtaccatcctcatcaccgaggttgtcgaggagATCACCGAgaccacgaccaccaccaagaccacaaccacaactaCGACTGAGGTCACTGAGACCATCATCCGGGAGGTCTTTGTCGCGCACTACGAGCGATGCaaaggaggtgaggtggatgaggcgTTCTTCAAGTCTTGCTTGGCGCTCATTAATCTCTACATCAAGATTGGACACTGGTCCAAGGCAGAGGTCATCATCACGCAGTCGCTTGAGATCACCTGGAAGGCTATCCTGACCGCAGAGGTCACCATCAAGCTGTCGGAGCGCTTTGTCACAGAGTGCATCTTGGTTGCCAGACGCCTTGCTGTCTGCTACCACCGTCAGTACCTCTTTGAGAAGGCTGAAGCCATCTACTTGCGCATTTTCCGCGCTTGCTTGATCTCCCTTCAAATGGAAGATGTGAGGACCGAGGAGTCTCTCGCCGTGCTCATCTGCTTCTACGAggagcaccaccgccatgaGAAGATCATTGAGCTGTTCATCGAGATTCTTGCCAAGTACCGCAAGCACCTCGGCCACACTCATCGTctcaccatcaagatcatgTACTCCTTGGCAGCCCACTACATGCTTCTGGGACGCAAGGAGGGCTATGACATCTACATTGAGATTgtcgccatcctcaacaaGGGCCGGAAACACTGCCATCACGATGCCATCAAGGCTGCTGTGATTCTGATCCACTTCTACAAGGAGAGACAGCGATGGGCTGAGCTTCAGCAGATTTGCTGCGTCCTCTGGGAGACGATTGTCCACTGCCACAAGGAGATCCGCTTCGAGCAAGAGACACTCATTCTGGTTTATGAGACTTACAAGCACGTGCTGGAGTTTCATGCCAAAGTCGAGTGGTCCATTCTCTATGAGATCTCGGTCAAGTTTCGTGAGGTTGTCACAGTCTGTTTTGGGACCGAAGCctacatcatcatcacagcaATGATTGCTTTGGCCAAGGTTTGCGAGAAGAACCACAAGCATCACCATGAGGCTGTCACGATTTACGAGGAGGTCATCACACGGATCAAGACCACCAAGACAACCACCGTGACAGAGACGGAGACGACCGTCACCACAGTCAAGAAGCGCCTTTCAAAGGTCTATGTTACGATCATCACTTCTGGCGGTGCCACTACAACCACCACTCTTGACAGGGCCATTGAGCTGTGTTATGAGGCGTACCTCCACCTCAAGCTCACGCTCGGCTGCTGGCACCAGGAGACATTGCTCAAGCTGAAGGATGTTATCGTTCTCTATTTGAggcttggtggtgagaagtCGCATGTGAGGATCGTGGAGCTGCTCCGAATCGCCTTCGTTGAGATCATCTCCGAGAAAGAGTGCAAGTCTGCTGACTTGTACTATGCCGCCGtgaccctctcctccatctttgTCACCGCCAAGATCATCCAGCACGGCTTCAAGCTGGTCCGACAGCTCCGCCACCTCGCCATCTTTGGCGGGTATGAGTTCGAGGGCAGCGTCGAGATCGTCGTCAAGTACAACAAGACCATCAGCAAGACTGCCCTCGTTTTTCTCCTTGCCTTCCAGCACAGCCTCACCGACAACAACGCCTTGACCTTCACCGATCTGATGGCCATGGCACTTTGTGAGATCACCCTCTACGAGGCCTACAAGCGGGAGACGGAGTCCAAGACCAGCAGGACCACCTTTGTCCTCGAGTACGGCGCCAAGCTCCGCGCTTTCTGGATTGAGCAGAAGCAAGAGCACATGTGCGCTGTCCTCGACCAGAGGCTCTTCCACATCTTCAAGACCAAGTTTGGAggcttcatcaccacccacgaCGACTTCACTCGCATCTATTACCTCGCCGTGCTCACCTACCTTCAGCAAGATCTCAGGAAGATTGACTTTGACGCCGTTGCTTGCAAAGCCGGTAACGAGAAGGTCGCCTCTTTGCTCAAGGTGGGCGAGTGGAAGAAGGCACTCGAAGTGGCTCGGTGCACCTTCTACTTTGCCCACAGGCAGGGCTACTACAGCGACTTGACCCGTGTGCACTACGCCTACAAGCTGGCGGAGTACATGGCCGGCATCGACGTCCCTCGGCCCAACGACGCCAAACTCTGGGAGGAATACCTCCGCCTCTCACGAGAGATGACCAAGGAAGCGTTCGCCATCCTCAAGGACAAGAACATTGAGCTCATCCGCCTCAAGTACGAGGACATCAGCGGCATCGTCAGACTCCTTGGCAGCCAGCAGAATTTTGTCGAGCTGGAGTCCCTTCTCCTCAAGCTCTGGAAGTCGCGCGAGGTGCAAAAGAACTGGAACGCCGAAAGGGTGCTGGCAGTGGGTAAGATGTTGGTTCACGCTCACGTTGCCGCGAAACACGTCCCTGCCGCCATCGACCTCTGCGAGACAATGTGCTACAACCTCCGTCGGTCCCGTGGCGTTCTCGACCCGGTTACTGTCGAGATGCAGAGGATGCTGGCGGAGCTGtacaccaccaaccagcGTGTAGACCGGTGCATGACGATCCACGAGCAAATCCTCCGCGAAATCGAGGCTGCCCTTCGCGACTACGATCAGGACGAGTCCCGCCCCGTCAGGTTATACTCCCAACCAACCTGCGGCCAACCCTACCttgaggggaagaaggcccAGGTCGGCGGCGTGACATGTGGACAGCCGTAtgtggagaagaagcagcaaCCTCAATTGTGCGGACAGCCTTCTCTCCAACCGGAAACCCTCGCCAAGACGGCCACCTGGCAGCTTGAATTGTTGAGACGGGCTTACTACCGACAGGGCGGGTTCGTCAAGGATGAGCACGAACAAGAATTCGCCGCGCTTTGCGAGCTCTTGCAGCAGAGGCTGCTCAAAGCGGCGGGTGACAGCAAGAAGGATGTCTGTGTGTTGAAGGCGCCAAAGCCGGAGACgtgggcgagggagaggaaggaggggaagcagGATGATTTGATTGGGGTTTATGTTGGTCCGAGAGAGAAGGATTggaggttggatggggatTCGTTTGCAAAGtattttggtgggggggagcaggaggggggaagtgtggagatgaagggggggaagaggtggagtGGGGTTGATCATGTTAATGTTGCCAGGcggtcgtggtggttgttctga
- a CDS encoding hypothetical protein (CAZy:AA3; EggNog:ENOG503NXH9; COG:E): MHLLSTNRILSLFVVVATTNLVYGVPIEAEQAHEQALPRNLEGEFGISKEFDYVIVGGGTAGLTLANRLSENPSISVAVVEAGSFYQITNPLLGKTPVGDVLFVGSDPSDTNPLVDWNFVTEPQRGANGRKIHYARGKCLGGSSARNFMIYQRGTVQSYQKWAEAVGDESYSWEALQPHFKRSVSFTPPREDLRFKNASAEFNINAFSTTGGGPLQVSYANYANSFSTWMEPALNEIGIGPTQDFNSGSLMGAQYCASTIRPETQTRDSSQTSFLREASGRRNLKVYMTTLGKKIVFDENKRATGVVVESRPFGLFEYTLKAKREVIISAGAFQSPQLLMVSGVGPRVELAKHKIPLIADRPGVGQGMQDHVFFGPSWRVKVETLTRIANDPLFVLGEFAGPYTFKKQGPLTNPVCDFLGWEKVPRGLIPKDTSTILDGQFPPDWPEVEYLTAPGYVGDFSNLFTTQPKDGYMYATILGGLVAPMSRGTVTLKSADTKDLPLIDPKWLTDPTDQEVAVALYKRLRQAFASKAMKGVLADTKEYFPGPDVKTDAQILAVIRNTVQTIWHASCTCRMGKRDDRWAVVDKEAKVIGVDGLRVVDASSFALLPPGHPQSTVYVLAEKIAAEILRKNHGKTIV, from the exons ATGCATCTCCTTAGCACCAATAGGATTCTGTCCCTtttcgttgttgttgcgacGACAAACCTCGTCTACGGTGTTCCCATCGAGGCTGAGCAAGCACACGAACAGGCGCTGCCGAGGAACCTCGAAGGGGAGTTTGGCATCTCCAAGGAATTTGACTATGTCATTGTCGGCGGTGGCACCGCCGGCTTGACTCTTGCCAACAGGCTGAGCGAGAACCCGAGCATCTCTGTCGCTGTTGTCGAAGCGGGGAGCTTTTACCAGATCACCAATCCTTTGCTGGGAAAGACGCCAGTGGGTGATGTCTTGTTTGTCGGGTCGGATCCAAGCGACACCAACCCCTTGGTTGATTGGAACTTTGTCACCGAGCCCCAGAGGGGTGCGAATGGGAGGAAGATTCACTATGCCAGGGGGAAGTGTCTTGGTGGGAG CTCGGCAAGAAACTTCATGATCTACCAACGGGGTACCGTCCAGTCCTACCAGAAATGGGCAGAGGCCGTCGGTGACGAGAGCTACTCCTGGGAGGCGCTGCAGCCGCACTTCAAGAGGAGTGTCAGCTTCACACCTCCCAGAGAGGACCTCCGGTTCAAGAATGCCTCGGCCGAGTTCAACATCAATGCCTTCTCCACCACTGGCGGAGGGCCCCTTCAAGTGTCTTATGCCAACTACGCCAACTCTTTTAGCACATGGATGGAACCTGCGCTGAACGAGATCGGTATCGGACCTACGCAAGACTTCAACAGCGGGAGTTTGATGGGCGCGCAGTATTGTGCTTCGACTATCCGGCCTGAGACCCAGACTCGTGACTCGAGTCAGACTTCTTTCTTGCGAGAGGCATCCGGGAGGAGAAATCTCAAGGTTTACATGACGAcgctggggaagaagattGTCTTTGATGAGAACAAACGGGCGAccggggttgtggtggagagcAGGCCTTTTGGACTGTTCGAGTACACTCTCAaggcgaagagggaggttATCATCTCGGCCGGCGCTTTCCAAAGCCCGCAGTTGCTGATGGTTTCTGGTGTTGGCCCTAGGGTCGAGCTGGCGAAGCACAAGATTCCACTCATCGCGGATAGACCTGGAGTTGGACAGGGGATGCAAGATCATGTCTTCTTTGGGCCGAGCTGGAGGGTCAAGGTCGAGACGCTGACGAGGATTGCCAATGATCCATTGTTTGTGTTGGGAGAGTTTGCGGGGCCTTATACGTTCAAGAAGCAAGGCCCGTTGACCAATCCCGTTTGTGATTTCCTGGGCTGGGAGAAGGTACCACGTGGGCTGATCCCGAAGGATACTTCGACGATTCTGGATGGGCAGTTCCCACCTGACTGGCCTGAGGTTGAGTACTTGACTGCCCCGGGTTACGTTGGTGACTTCTCCAACTTGTTCACCACTCAGCCAAAGGACGGGTACATGTACGCGACTATCCTTGGTGGTCTTGTTGCTCCGATGTCGAGGGGCACCGTCACGCTCAAGTCAGCCGATACCAAggacctccccctcatcgaTCCCAAGTGGCTTACCGACCCGACCGATCAGGAGGTAGCTGTCGCGCTGTACAAGCGTCTGCGTCAGGCGTTTGCGTCAAAGGCTATGAAGGGCGTGTTGGCGGATACAAAGGAGTACTTCCCTGGCCCGGACGTCAAGACGGATGCACAGATCTTGGCTGTGATTCGGAATACGGTGCAGACAATTTGGCATGCCTCTTGCACGTGCcggatggggaagagggatgaCCGTTGGGCGGTTGTGGACAAGGAAGCCAAGGTGATTGGTGTGGATGGGCTGAGGGTGGTAGATGCGAGTAGCTTTGCGTTGTTGCCGCCGGGGCATCCTCAGAGCACGGTCTATGTCCTGGCTGAGAAGATTGCGGCCGAGATTCTGCGGAAGAATCATGGCAAGACGATTGTTTGA
- a CDS encoding hypothetical protein (EggNog:ENOG503NYS6; COG:U) has protein sequence MATPAVDHDKISPHRQLAAASASSARERIQARSEGGDSKSSDELTDTTNVAQEIPHDDDEPPKSDLPFSKARCIALVATVTGASFLNTLSGQAVVIILPTIGRDLSIPDTRLQWIVSAYSLTFGCFLLLWGRIADIYGKRRMFIFGSAWFAMTMLVNPFLPNEIAFDLFRGLSGLGAAANVPTAIGILGTTFRPGKAKNYAFSCYSAGAPVGAVFGNLLAGFVSEYTSWKWVFVIMGLLAVIVTVAAFFILPAPNHTLHDEGVTVKNSVDWLGAGLITVGLLALLFALTQGNVVGWRTPWIPVLIVVSLILVTLFVFWQRHLEKTKKRAPIMKVSVFHSTKFSAAMAIMALFFSSFNGLLVYATYFYQDFQGLSTLQTTLRFLPTGIMGVITALVVSQLLARVPTYLLLAVGTFCVSISSILFAAPIPPETTYWAYGFPAMVLSVFGADTTWPSLILFTSHSLPQSDQALGGALVNAMGQVGRAIGLAVATAIQTAVMARDRGVDVEEAGPVIPWDSASLAGLRAAEWWNFALGCAAFVVVLVAFRGSGVIGKAGVVKAQRRPTERDDIVVDSTGDGGIKV, from the exons ATGGCAACACCGGCAGTTGACCATGACAAGATCTCTCCGCACCGGCAGTTGGcggcagcatcagcatcgtcGGCCCGTGAGAGAATCCAAGCGAGATCGGAAGGGGGTGACTCGAAGTCAAGCGATGAGCTCACCGACACCACCAACGTCGCCCAAGAAATACCacacgacgacgatgaaccGCCCAAATCGGACTTGCCGTTCTCAAAAGCGCGATGTATCGCCCTCGTGGCTACCGTCACAGGCGCGAGTTTTCTCAAC ACCCTCTCCGGCCAAGCAgtggtcatcatcctcccaacCATAGGCCGCGACCTTTCCATCCCCGACACCCGCCTCCAATGGATCGTCTCGGCCTACTCCCTCACCTTTGGCtgcttcctccttctctggGGCAGGATAGCTGACATCTACGGCAAAAGAAGGATGTTCATCTTTGGCTCGGCCTGGTTCGCCATGACCATGCTGGTGAATCCCTTTTTACCAAACGAAATCGCCTTTGATTTGTTTCGTGGTCTTTCTGGGCTT GGTGCGGCAGCCAACGTTCCAACGGCGATTGGAATCCTAGGAACTACCTTTCGACCTGGCAAAGCGAAAAACTATGCTTTTAGTTGTTACTCAGCAGGTGCCCCTGTGGGAGCGGTGTTTGGGAATTTGCTCGCGGGCTTTGTCTCGGAGTACACCTCATGGAAATGGGTTTTTGTCATTATGGGTTTGTTGGCTGTCATTGTGACTGTGGCGGCGTTTTTTATCCTGCCGGCGCCGAATCACACTTTGCATGATGAGGGGGTCACGGTGAAGAATTCGGTTGACTGGTTGGGGGCTGGGTTGATTACCGTGGGCTTGCTGGCGTTGCTTTTTGCCTTGACACAAGGAAATGTAGTTGGGTGGAGGACGCCGTGGATACCGGTGTTGATTGTGGTTTCGCTTATCTTGGTGACGTTGTTTGTGTTTTGGCAGAGACATTTGGAAAAGACGAAGAAACGCGCGCCGATCATGAAGGTTTCGGTCTTTCACAGCACGAAATTCAGCGCTGCCATGGCGATCATGGCGCTCTTTTTCAGCAGTTTCAATGGGTTACTGGTTTATGCCACGTATTTTTACCAGGACTTTCAGGGCCTGTCGACGTTGCAGACGACCTTGAGGTTTCTGCCGACGGGGATCATGGGGGTCATCACCGCGCTGGTTGTCAGCCAGCTTTTGGCGCGGGTGCCGACTTACCTGCTTTTGGCGGTGGGGACGTTTTGCGTGTCGATATCGTCGATACTCTTTGCTGCTCCGATTCCGCCCGAGACGACGTATTGGGCTTATGGGTTCCCGGCTATGGTCTTGTCGGTTTTTGGAGCTGATACTACGTGGCCGTCTTTGATTTTGTTTACGAGCCATTCGTTACCTCAGTCGGATCAGGCTTTGGGGGGGGCTTTGGTTAATGCCATGGGTCAGGTGGGAAGGGCTATCGGTTTGGCTGTCGCGACGGCGATTCAGACGGCTGTTATGGCGCGTGATAGGGGGGTCGATGTCGAGGAGGCTGGGCCGGTGATTCCTTGGGACTCGGCTTCGCTCGCGGGTCTGCGAGCAGCGGAGTGGTGGAATTTTGCGTTGGGGTGTGCGGCAtttgtggttgttttggtAGCTTTTCGGGGGTCCGGGGTTATTGGGAAGGCGGGGGTTGTGAAGGCTCAACGGCGACCGACTGAGCGTGATGACATTGTTGTTGATAGTacgggggatggggggataAAGGTCTGA